In the Acidobacteriota bacterium genome, AAAAGGGCCTCATCGGCTGCGCGGAAGAGCGCTTCACTCAAGGCGAGCGGTTCCTGCTCCGGCGTCAGCACAGCGGTGACGGCCCCGATGCTGGTGCTCAGCGTGCCCGCTGGAAAAGTCAGTCCGACGAGTGTAGGGGCAAGCGCAAGCAGGGTTAGGCGGATGCGGTGCGCTGTTTCCAAGCCCGATGGCGCCGGACAGCGCGGCAGTGCAATGACGAATTCATCGCCGCCGTAACGGCAGGCCACGGCGTCAGCCGGAATTTCTTGCGCGATGATTTGGCCGAGCGTCTGCACCGCCTGCGCGCCGGCCAGATGACCGTGCCGGGCATTGAGCGCCTTTAACCGGTCAAGGTCGAGCACCAGCAATGTCAACGGCGTGCCCGCTTGAATCGCGGCCCTGCACAGCGCCGCGTAACGAGCCTCGAAGGAACGCAGATTATGCAGTCCGGTTAGATCATCCGTATGCGCCAGCCGCCGCATTTGATCGGCATCTTCGACTAGCCGCGCCGTCACCCAACCGACAGCCAGAAAGATGGCCAGCCGCAGCGCGTCG is a window encoding:
- a CDS encoding GGDEF domain-containing protein encodes the protein MKLTASAHPRTATLAAQMKNRSGWSIALLVGLGLLSVAWLDRVTGELPVHHFYYFPIILAAVRFGQRGGWLTAAAAGLLYYLANQHSLNWHFIERDALRLAIFLAVGWVTARLVEDADQMRRLAHTDDLTGLHNLRSFEARYAALCRAAIQAGTPLTLLVLDLDRLKALNARHGHLAGAQAVQTLGQIIAQEIPADAVACRYGGDEFVIALPRCPAPSGLETAHRIRLTLLALAPTLVGLTFPAGTLSTSIGAVTAVLTPEQEPLALSEALFRAADEALFQAKEQGRNCVHYAPLTSLATARSFAASETVLPMPASASSWRAEGEADG